The sequence below is a genomic window from Methylocystis sp. IM3.
CAAGACCTGGCTCGCCGTCGGCCACGCCGTGCAACTCATGGAACAGGGCGCGGTCGAGAGGCTGATCTTGTCTCGCCCTGCCGTCGAAGCGGGCGAGCGCCTGGGCTTCCTGCCCGGCGACATGCGCGAGAAGGTCGACCCTTACCTGCGGCCGATCTACGACGCGCTGCATGATTTCATGGATTCGCGTATGGTCGAGCGCGGCATGCAGACGGGCATCATCGAGGTGGCGCCGCTCGCCTTCATGCGCGGCCGCACGCTCACCCGCGCCTGCGTCCTGCTCGACGAGGCGCAGAACGCGACCTCGATGCAGATGAAGATGTTTCTCACCCGCCTCGGCGAAGGCTCGCGCATGATCGTCACGGGCGATCCGTCCCAGACCGACCTGCCCCCCGGCCAGACCTCGGGGCTCTCCGAGGCGATCGGCCTTCTGTCGGAAATCGACAGTGTCGGCCGCGTGCGCTTCTCGGAAGGCGACGTCGTGCGTCACGACCTCGTGCGCCAGATCGTGGGCGCCTATGAGCGCGCCGCCCGCGCGAAGAACAAGCCGCGCGGCGAAGCATGACCGTCGAGATCGACATCATCGTCGCCGCCGAGCCTTGGGAGGGCTTGGAAGGGCTCGACAGCCTCACCCGCGAAAGCGTCGATGCGAGCCTCGCCGAGAGCGGCGCCACGCTCATCGAAGGCTGCGAGATGAGCGTCACTTTTTGCGACGACGCCGAGATCCTGGAGCTTAACGCGCAATGGCGCGGCAAGGACAAGGCGACCAACGTCCTCTCCTTCCCCACGCCCGGAGTTCTCGCCGCCCGGCCGCTTCTGGGCGACATCGTCATTGCTTATGAAACGGTCGCGCGCGAGGCCGCCGAGCAGGAAAAGACCCTGCGCGAACATACTGTCCACATGGTCGTCCATGGATTTTTGCACCTGATCGGCTATGATCACGAGACTGCCGCCGAGGCCGAAGTGATGGAGGGCCTCGAAAGACGGATCGCGTCGCGGTTGGGCTTGCGCGACCCTTACGCCGGCGAGGCGGCCGACGAAGCGGGTGAGCGGGCGAACTGAACGAAGGTCATGTCGATACGATCTGAAAATGCAGAGGAGCCGTTAAGACGCAGCCAGGAGGCGCGCGGCAATCTGCTCGACCGCCTGCGCGGGCTTCTTGGTCTCGCGCCCGCGTCCGTGCGCGAGGACATCGAGGACGCGCTGGAGGAAGCCGCCGGCGACGTGACGCCGCATGAGCGCGCGCTGCTCAAGAATGTGCTCGGGCTGCACGATCTCAGGGTGGAGGACGCGATGATCCCGCGCGCCGACATCGTCGCGATTTCTCAGGACGCGACGCTGCGCGAGGCGCTCGCCTTGTTCCGGGACGCGGGCCATTCCCGCCTGCCGGTCTATGTCGAGACGCTCGACGATCCGCGCGGCATGGTTCACATCCGCGATTTCGTGAACCACATCGCGCTCTGCGAGGAAAAGCGCGAGGCCGCCGACAGGGCAGCCACGCACAGGATCATCGACTTCGACGCGCCGCTGCTTCAGGCCGAGCTTTTGAAGCCCGTGCTGTTCGTGCCGCGCTCCATGCCCGCGCTCGACCTGCTGATTCGCATGCAGACCACGCGCACGCATCTCGCGCTGGTGATCGACGAATATGGCGGCACAGACGGCCTGGTGACGATCGAAGACATCATGGAGATGATCGTCGGAGACATCGAGGACGAGCACGACGTGGCCGAGCCGCCCGAAATCGTCGAGCTCGACAATGGCGATTTCCTCGTGGATGCCCGAGCCGATCTCGACGAGGTGACGGCGCGCCTCGGCGTCGACTTCCGCCTGGAGGATACTCCCGCCGAGGTCACGACCATCGGCGGCCTCGTCGCCTGGCTCGCGGGCCGCGTGCCGATGCGCGGAGAGATCATCGCGACGCCGGTCGAGGCCTATGAGTTCGAAATCGTCGACGCCGATCCGCGCCGGGTCCGCAAGCTGCGCGTGCGTGCGCGCCTGCGGCCGTAGGGTCATCACGGTCAAGCTATCGCCTCATTATAACAAGCGGAAGCCGTTACAGTTGGCCGGCTGATTCGCAGGGGCGTTCATGGCTCAGATTTCCCAATCGACTGGCGCGCGGGCGGGGCTGATCCCGCTCCCCCAGCGCATCATTCTCGCTGACGGCTGGACGCGCCGCCTCATCGCCTTCGCCGCCGGCGCGCTCGGGGCGCTGGCGCTGCCGCCCTTCGACTTCGCGCCGGCCATGATCGCGCCCCTCACGACGGCGGTCTGGCTCATCGACGGCGCCGCCGGACGCGGCGGGGGCTGGCGCAACGGGGCGCTCTTTGCGGCCGCCGGCGCGGGCTGGTGGCTCGGTTTCGGCTATTTTCTCGCTGGCCTCTGGTGGCTCGGAGCCGCCATGCTCGTGGAGGCCGACGAATTCGCCTGGGCCTTGCCGCTCGCCGTCCTCGGTCTGCCCGCTGTCCTGGCGCTCTTTCCCGCGCTTGGTTTCGCCCTCGCCCGCGCGCTCTGGTTTTCGGGAAGCCTGCGCATCTTCGCGCTCGCCGCCGGCCTCGGCGCCGCCGAATGGCTGCGCGGGCACATCCTCACGGGCTTCCCCTGGAATGATTTCGGGATGGCGCTCGCGCAAGCCGGGCCGCTCGGACAGGGGGCGGCCCTTCTCGGGCTCAACGGGCTCGACCTCGTGGCCATCCTGATCTTCGCCGCGCCGGCGACATTGATCGACCGCGCGCCGGGCCGCCGCTTCCACGCCAACGCCGGGGCCGCGACGGCGGCGATCCTGCTCGGCGCCCTCGCCCTTTATGGCGCCTTGCGGCTCGCGGGGAGCCCCACCGAATATGTCGACGGCGTGAAGCTGAGGCTGATGCAGCCGAACCTCCCGCAGGACGCGAAATTCCGTCCGGAGAACGGCCCGCGCATTCTGCGCGATTACCTCGAACTCTCGGACCGCGCCGCCGCGCCGGATCGCACGGGGATCGCCGACGCCACCCATCTCATCTGGCCGGAGTCGGCCTTTCCCTACATTCTCTCGCGCGAGCCGCGGGCGCTTTCGGCGATCGCGCGGGCGCTCCAGGGAAAAATTCTCATCACGGGCGCCGCGCGGATCGAAAACGACGACGGCGGCGGGCGGCGAGGCAAGATTTTCAATTCGATCGAGGTTTTGCACGGCGACCGCATTCTTGCGTTCTACGACAAGACCCACCTCGTCCCTTTCGGGGAATATCTTCCCCTCGAAAACCTGCTGCGGCCATTCGGCGTCTCCCAGCTCGTGCCGGGAATCTGGGATCGGGGAGAAGGGCCGCGCACGCTCATGGCCCCCGGCCTCCCGCCAATCGCGCCGCTCATCTGTTATGAAGCGGTCTTCTCCGGCGAGGCCGCGCCGAAAGGCCCTGACGGGCTGCGCCCCGGGCTCCTGCTCAATCTCACCAATGACGGCTGGTTCGGGAAAACGACCGGCCCCTATCAGCATTTCGCACAGTCGCGACTGCGCGCCATCGAGGAGGGGCTGCCCCTCGTTCGCGTCGCAAATACTGGGATTTCGGCCATAATTGACCCCTACGGACGCATCCTCGAGGCCTTGCCGCTCGGCGAGAACGGGATCATCGACGGGCGTCTGCCCCGCCCCGCCCCGGAAACGTTTTTTGCCCGGCGTGGCGCATATGTTTTTCCTGTCCTGCTGGCGCTGGTCCTGGCGGTCGCCGCCGCCAGGCGATGGCGGGGGTAAAATGTATCCATCTACCTTGAGTTTAAGGGAACAAGCTCTTCGGGCTTCCGCAAATGATTAGCCGGGCGCGACTTCAGGCGAATGCCTGAAAGCGATGCGGCGGAGCCGCCCCTATGTTTCATTTCTACTGGAGAGATATGAGTTTTTTGCGGTTTTTGCCCGCTAAATCATTAATCCTGTTTGCATTTGGACGGTCTTAGGCTAAAACGTGGCAGGAGGGTGGTTGAACGTGAAGAAGACGCCAGATCCGATCGACCGTCACGTGGGCAGCCGTGTACGTATGCAACGCATCCTGATGAAGATGAGTCAGGAGAAGCTCGGTGAGGCCCTCGGCCTCACCTTCCAGCAGGTCCAGAAATACGAGAAGGGACTGAACCGCATCGGCGCGAGCCGGCTCCAGCAGATCTCCAAGACCCTCAATGTCCCCCCCTCATTTTTCTTCGAGGGGGCGCCTAACCTGAGCCCGGCGGACGGGTTCGCCGAGGACAGTTCCTCGCAATATGTGGTTGATTTCCTGTCGACCGCCGAGGGACTGCACCTGAACCGCGCCTTCGCGCGGATCAGGGACCCGAAAGTCCGCAAGAGGGTTCTCGATCTTGTCGCGACGCTTGCCGAGCAGGAGGAGGCGGGAAACTGACGGGCTGGACGCTCGGCCGGTCCTCAAGGGCCGCAGTTCTCTAAAACGAACGATTTGCGCCGTTCTGGCTTGACGTAACGAACAGCGGCTGGCACACAACCAGCCGCAATCGTCGCGTAAAGCGCGCGAATATTTCGTCGGGGGCCATCGGGAGATTCGAAGTGACCCGTAAGAATTATCTGTTCACCAGCGAGTCCGTTTCAGAAGGCCATCCGGACAAAGTCTGCGACCGCATTTCGGACGAGATCGTCGACGAGTTCTTCCGTGAAGGCCCCAAGGCCGGGATCGACCCGTACGCCATTCGCGTCGCCGCAGAGACCCTCGCGACCACGAACCGCGTGGTGATCGCGGGCGAAGTCCGCGGCCCGCACATCTCCTTCGATCGCATCATCGAGATCGCCCGCAACGCCATCCGCGCCATCGGCTACGAGCAGCGC
It includes:
- a CDS encoding PhoH family protein, translating into MTTIDDLRLGRREEAAEPDAEITLAFENNKYASLVFGHYDQNLAKIERRLKIASFANGNHVTLKGKAEACEHARRVLEALYERISKGQTVAIGDVDGAIEETARQRSLFPDAEPARGAFEQLITRKRGLVRARNAAQDQYLRALKRYELVFGEGPAGTGKTWLAVGHAVQLMEQGAVERLILSRPAVEAGERLGFLPGDMREKVDPYLRPIYDALHDFMDSRMVERGMQTGIIEVAPLAFMRGRTLTRACVLLDEAQNATSMQMKMFLTRLGEGSRMIVTGDPSQTDLPPGQTSGLSEAIGLLSEIDSVGRVRFSEGDVVRHDLVRQIVGAYERAARAKNKPRGEA
- the ybeY gene encoding rRNA maturation RNase YbeY — protein: MTVEIDIIVAAEPWEGLEGLDSLTRESVDASLAESGATLIEGCEMSVTFCDDAEILELNAQWRGKDKATNVLSFPTPGVLAARPLLGDIVIAYETVAREAAEQEKTLREHTVHMVVHGFLHLIGYDHETAAEAEVMEGLERRIASRLGLRDPYAGEAADEAGERAN
- a CDS encoding hemolysin family protein — encoded protein: MSIRSENAEEPLRRSQEARGNLLDRLRGLLGLAPASVREDIEDALEEAAGDVTPHERALLKNVLGLHDLRVEDAMIPRADIVAISQDATLREALALFRDAGHSRLPVYVETLDDPRGMVHIRDFVNHIALCEEKREAADRAATHRIIDFDAPLLQAELLKPVLFVPRSMPALDLLIRMQTTRTHLALVIDEYGGTDGLVTIEDIMEMIVGDIEDEHDVAEPPEIVELDNGDFLVDARADLDEVTARLGVDFRLEDTPAEVTTIGGLVAWLAGRVPMRGEIIATPVEAYEFEIVDADPRRVRKLRVRARLRP
- the lnt gene encoding apolipoprotein N-acyltransferase: MAQISQSTGARAGLIPLPQRIILADGWTRRLIAFAAGALGALALPPFDFAPAMIAPLTTAVWLIDGAAGRGGGWRNGALFAAAGAGWWLGFGYFLAGLWWLGAAMLVEADEFAWALPLAVLGLPAVLALFPALGFALARALWFSGSLRIFALAAGLGAAEWLRGHILTGFPWNDFGMALAQAGPLGQGAALLGLNGLDLVAILIFAAPATLIDRAPGRRFHANAGAATAAILLGALALYGALRLAGSPTEYVDGVKLRLMQPNLPQDAKFRPENGPRILRDYLELSDRAAAPDRTGIADATHLIWPESAFPYILSREPRALSAIARALQGKILITGAARIENDDGGGRRGKIFNSIEVLHGDRILAFYDKTHLVPFGEYLPLENLLRPFGVSQLVPGIWDRGEGPRTLMAPGLPPIAPLICYEAVFSGEAAPKGPDGLRPGLLLNLTNDGWFGKTTGPYQHFAQSRLRAIEEGLPLVRVANTGISAIIDPYGRILEALPLGENGIIDGRLPRPAPETFFARRGAYVFPVLLALVLAVAAARRWRG
- a CDS encoding helix-turn-helix domain-containing protein, which produces MKKTPDPIDRHVGSRVRMQRILMKMSQEKLGEALGLTFQQVQKYEKGLNRIGASRLQQISKTLNVPPSFFFEGAPNLSPADGFAEDSSSQYVVDFLSTAEGLHLNRAFARIRDPKVRKRVLDLVATLAEQEEAGN